CGGAATCAAGATGCAAGACATCTTTGAGTTCTTTTGGTGTCCAATATCGCTCATTATATTTGCTCAAGTGTAACAATAACTGCTTGGTCTCTCGGCCATTGAGTCGTTCCATGCTGATCATTATGTACTCATTCCAAGTACCAGACATCTCGGATTCGCGAGAGGAGACCTCGCGTTCCACAGCGGCAATGACCCCTTCTGAGGTAGTCAGATCTTTGGCATCGTAATAATTGCGAAACAGACATGCGATAAAAAACGGATCCGACATGCAAAGCTCATTGATTTGCGCGGCCGTCTCGTTCGTAATCGGTTCGTCATATACTTCCGCGTATTTGTAGACCGCCTGCAACCCTTCATCCGGGGTCAAATAGGGAGCCATGTTGGTTCGAGTTAAACGTCCACCTTTGAGGTATTTCCCAAGAATTTTAATTAACAGACCGGGATAGGAACCTGTCACCAACATCGGTGCCAATTTTGATTCTGATAGCGAGAGATAACTGCCTGCCATGCTTTCAATTGGTTTTGTTTGATAGTGTTGGTCTGGGTATACAAATTGGGTGATATTTTGAAATTCATCCAAAATAACTACAAAGCGTAAATCATACTCGGCGGCAAAACGGTGAGGTGCAGAACTCGCCGTTTTCCATAGCAAATCATGATGCTTTCCTTCGCGAATAAACTCGGCATCTTTGAAAAGTAATTTTATAGAGTTTTTTATACCATAGGCTCTTATTTCATCCAAAGAAATTGGCGTTGTTACCAGAGAGGGGTCCCGCTCTAAAAACGAAATATATTGGGAGACGAAGGCACAATAATAATCAATGGAGAAGTCAGGTAACCACATCTCTTTTTCAGGAATATCCAAATAAAACGGGATCACCGCACCGTTTTCGCTCCACAAACGATTAAAAATTCGCTGAATAAATGCGGTTTTACCGCTCTTGCGGCGTGCAGCAATAACTCTTGATTGAGCGAGTCGCGCAGGGATTCGTTCCAACCAGTTATTGATCAATTTAAATTCTTGTTCTCGACCGATAAACAGCTCAGGATCCCCAATTTTTTCTGGTAATGGGTATTGCATCGCTTTTTCTCCAAACACCGACTATTTGTTTCAGGATACCCTGATCTATTTGTTTTAGATGATTCTTGGCTTTGAACAAAGATACAAAGATACCCAGATACACGGTTTTCAAAAATAGCTTTCAAGGGTTCCTTTGCGACGCGTATCGAGCGTCACACAATGAAAACCGCCACCGAGTGTTCGGGCGTGACGCATCGCCAATGGAATGCAATCGATGCCATATTTTTCGAGCAGCCGGATCAACGCCATCTGATTTTTGTCCACTACGGCAAGTGTCGGATTGATCATCAGCAAATTCAGTCCGATCCATTCCGATGCACATCCACGATGGCCTCCGCCACTGAAGCCAATATCGACCACGTCGGAAAAATAGATGGTATCCCAGCTTTTCAGGATTGGCGGCAGATTGTCCGAATTGACTCGGGCACCGTTTACCATTATCAAGCCAGGTCGGAGGGGAATCAGGGTCGTGTCGATGTGGGTATGTTTGTAGATA
This sequence is a window from Gammaproteobacteria bacterium. Protein-coding genes within it:
- a CDS encoding conserved hypothetical protein (Evidence 4 : Unknown function but conserved in other organisms); this translates as MQYPLPEKIGDPELFIGREQEFKLINNWLERIPARLAQSRVIAARRKSGKTAFIQRIFNRLWSENGAVIPFYLDIPEKEMWLPDFSIDYYCAFVSQYISFLERDPSLVTTPISLDEIRAYGIKNSIKLLFKDAEFIREGKHHDLLWKTASSAPHRFAAEYDLRFVVILDEFQNITQFVYPDQHYQTKPIESMAGSYLSLSESKLAPMLVTGSYPGLLIKILGKYLKGGRLTRTNMAPYLTPDEGLQAVYKYAEVYDEPITNETAAQINELCMSDPFFIACLFRNYYDAKDLTTSEGVIAAVEREVSSRESEMSGTWNEYIMISMERLNGRETKQLLLHLSKYNERYWTPKELKDVLHLDSDIDSLQKKLVILAESDMIERGNSDIHFRGLNDGSLNLILRHRFEEEIQGFEPDFKPELEQRIAQLTLTNRSLQGRLNNLSGKVAEHLLATAMRSRKRFGLHEFFDQVVDTTRLNIISVKERFHVQREDGKNTEIDIVAYSECGRTVLIEVKKTEQKTGVQVIRDFQDKVRSYQKIYHNEHLLPAFLSLGGFTDEGMSLCQDFGIATVNCIRQF